The Streptomyces pratensis genomic interval CGGCCGACGGCGTGTCCGTCCATGAGGTGTCCCGGCGGCCCGGACACCGCTCGATCAAGGTCACGTGGACCGGTACGGCCACCTCGCACGGGACGGTCAGGAGCGCTGCCGTCAGGTCGTCGAGGCGGCCGTAGGCCCCTACATGCTCAGGTCAGGCCGAGCGACCGCAGGACGCGGTGCTGAGCCGGTGTCGGGCTGACGGGCCAGTAGACGTAGCAGACCCCTCCCGTACCGCTTCTGACCTGCCCGTTCGCGTCGTAGCGCTTCGTGCGGAGCCAGATGTTCTCCCACTCACGCCGCTGGTAGACGCGGCGCACCGCGTCGTTGGACGGTGATGCGGGGTCATTGGCGATCACGTCGCCGTCGGCCGTGAAGCCGATGACCGTCATCAGGTGGCCTGACGTCCCGTAACCCGCGCCCGTCAGCTCGCCCTTGAGGAACGACTGTGACGTTATGACCGGGATGCCCGCTGCGATCAGCTGCTCGAGGTCGGTCAGCGATCCGAGCCGGGTGACCACGGCGCTCATGTCCTTGTACGTCGCGGCGTAGGCGGCGTTGAAGGGCCAGTTGCCGCAGCCTTCGTACTGGTAGTCGAAGGTGTAGCGGGCCGCGTGGCAGACCTGTGGGTCGGCGAGGCCCGGCTTGACCCAGGCCAGGTCCTCGGGGGTGGGCGTGCGACCCCAGTACTCGATGATCATCTGCGAGGAGGTGGGGCTGCACCAGGCCTCGCCCCCGTTGTCGTACTCCGGGTACTCCCCCACATGGACGTTCTGCGAGTAGCGGGGCACCGGCAGCTCGCGGGCGGCGCCGGGTGCGGTGGCGGGGACGGTGAAGCGGTCGGGGACGTCCGAGGCCATGGCGCCGACCCGGTGGACCGTGGGCGTGAGGCGGGTGCCGGGGGTCCGGTGGAGGGTGAGCCTCAGGCGGTAGGACACCAGCCGCAGCCCGCTCGCCGCGTCGTCCAGGGAGAAGGTGTCGGTCCAGACCGTGCTCCTGCCGTCGGTCTGGTCGTCCACCGAGGTACGGCGGATGTCATTGTCACCGGCGGCCCAGCGGCCCATCACGTACCAGGGAGTGTCCGTCCCGTCCGAGTAGTGGCCGCGCAGCTCGATCTGGATCCAGGTGCCCGGCGGGGTCCGGGCGTTCCAGGAGGCGATCACCTCGGTAGCGGGGACGGCCGAGCGGTGGACCGGGGAGGTCCAGGTCGCGTACTCCCAGGTGCTGGTCGTCCCGGTGTGCGGGTCGGTGTAGTCGGTACTGCCGGCGGGTGCGGAGATCACCAGGCCGGGCCGGCGGCCGGCGACCGCCCGGGCCCCGGCGGAGGTACCGCAGCGCCAGTCGGTGTACGTGGTCCAGAAATGGTTGTCCACGGGCGAGGCCGCGGGGGACGAGGAGGTGCGGGAGGGTGCGGCGCTCGCCGGGCCGGCGGAGGCCACGGCGCCCGCCCCGGCCGCTGCCGCGAGCGCGGCGGTGAGCACGGTCCTGCGTGAAGTCGGTCTGGTCATGGGCGAGACCCCCGGTCGATGAGCGGATTTGGGGCTACGGGTGCCGATCGTGCGCCAACTATCGCGGGTCTGTGCCGGGTCAGGCCAGTGATTCGGCCCGCGCCGCAGGAGCAATATTGGTCTGGTCCACTGATGTGACCTGCGCAGGGCCGGGATCGGGCCCACCGGGTCTCGTAGGCTGGAGGGATGAACGACCTGGCGGACCACGCGCGCCGGCTGCGCTCCTTGCCTCCGTCCTGCGGGCCGGTGCGGCTGATCGCGGTCGACGGCCACGCGGGGTCCGGCAAGAGCACCTTCGCCGGCCGTCTGGCCGCGGCGCTCGGCGACGCGCCCGTGCTGCACCTGGACGACCTGGCCACCCACGAGGAGCTCTTCGCCTGGACGGACAGGCTCATGGAACAGGTCCTGGAGCCGCTCTCCCGCGGCGAGACCGCGTACTACGCCCCGTACGACTGGACGGCCCGGCGCTTCGGGCCGCCGAGGACACTGGATCCGGCCCCCGTGATGCTGATCGAGGGCGTGGGGGCGGGCCGCACCGCGATGCGGCCCTTTCTCGCGGGCCTGTTGTGGATCGAGGGCGATCGCGAGGCGTCCTGGGAGCGGGGCAGAGACCGCGACGGCCCCGGACTCTCGGAGTTCTGGGACGGCTGGACCGCCGCGGAGCGGCGTCATTTCGCCGAGGACCCCTCGCTTCCCTTCACGGATGCGGTGATACGGCGGATGCGCACGGGGTACAGGTGGCTGAAAGGACCTCACCCGACTGCGGTGGCGAGCCAACTCATCACGGAAAGTGAAGGCTGAGCATCGCCATACCGCCGAGTGGAGAAAAGCCCCAAGGGCGTCCCAACTCCGCTTGACCGAGGGCCCGTACAGGTCTTACGTTCTCAATGTGCGGCTTTTCGGAGCCCCCATGGACGCGAAGCCCCCGGTTGTTCCCCCGTGACCGGGGGCTTCGTTCTGCCCTCCCGCCCCGGCAGGACCGGGCCCTCACTCACCCTGGGTCACCACCGCCGGAGCGCCGGTATCGCTCCTGACCGCTCACTCCCTGTGCAGGTACGATGCCTCTCGGGTGTGGTCAATTCCCGTCCTCGGCACGGTGATTAGGCGCGTCGCGCTGGGCATGCTGTGCGGGCGGGAAATTCTGGGGCACGGTTTGTGGGGGACCTGATGGACATCGGCACGCCGGGCATGCAGGCC includes:
- a CDS encoding peptidase C39 family protein, whose amino-acid sequence is MTRPTSRRTVLTAALAAAAGAGAVASAGPASAAPSRTSSSPAASPVDNHFWTTYTDWRCGTSAGARAVAGRRPGLVISAPAGSTDYTDPHTGTTSTWEYATWTSPVHRSAVPATEVIASWNARTPPGTWIQIELRGHYSDGTDTPWYVMGRWAAGDNDIRRTSVDDQTDGRSTVWTDTFSLDDAASGLRLVSYRLRLTLHRTPGTRLTPTVHRVGAMASDVPDRFTVPATAPGAARELPVPRYSQNVHVGEYPEYDNGGEAWCSPTSSQMIIEYWGRTPTPEDLAWVKPGLADPQVCHAARYTFDYQYEGCGNWPFNAAYAATYKDMSAVVTRLGSLTDLEQLIAAGIPVITSQSFLKGELTGAGYGTSGHLMTVIGFTADGDVIANDPASPSNDAVRRVYQRREWENIWLRTKRYDANGQVRSGTGGVCYVYWPVSPTPAQHRVLRSLGLT
- a CDS encoding uridine kinase family protein, with product MNDLADHARRLRSLPPSCGPVRLIAVDGHAGSGKSTFAGRLAAALGDAPVLHLDDLATHEELFAWTDRLMEQVLEPLSRGETAYYAPYDWTARRFGPPRTLDPAPVMLIEGVGAGRTAMRPFLAGLLWIEGDREASWERGRDRDGPGLSEFWDGWTAAERRHFAEDPSLPFTDAVIRRMRTGYRWLKGPHPTAVASQLITESEG